One region of Demequina sp. TMPB413 genomic DNA includes:
- a CDS encoding SDR family oxidoreductase — protein MSPDQLTFDNPVERHSHIVPHASWQPVPGLDAKLDPKADHGETSYRGTGRLIGRKALITGGDSGIGAAVAIAFAREGADVAINYLPEEQVDADAIAEVVRAEGRQIVLLPGDIRDREFCRTLVADAVEGLGGLDILINNAAHQVYHQSFDDLDEDDLERTIKTNLYAMNWITKDALPHLGPGSTIINSTSVQGYNPSPMIINYASTKFAINGFTKALAQDLAPRGIRVNAVAPGPVWTPLQVSDGQPEEKLNGFGDSSWLGRTSQPVEQAPAYVFLASPESSFVVGEVINVNGGANVP, from the coding sequence ATGTCCCCCGACCAGCTCACCTTTGACAACCCCGTCGAGCGCCACTCGCACATCGTGCCCCACGCCTCCTGGCAGCCAGTGCCAGGGTTGGACGCAAAGCTCGATCCCAAGGCAGACCACGGCGAAACCTCCTACCGCGGCACCGGCAGGCTCATCGGCCGCAAGGCACTCATCACGGGCGGCGACTCCGGCATCGGCGCTGCCGTGGCCATCGCGTTTGCGCGCGAAGGTGCCGACGTGGCCATCAACTACTTGCCGGAGGAGCAGGTGGACGCCGACGCCATTGCGGAGGTGGTCCGCGCTGAGGGTCGGCAGATCGTTCTCCTACCAGGTGATATTCGCGACAGGGAGTTCTGCCGCACCCTGGTGGCCGACGCGGTGGAGGGGCTCGGAGGGCTCGACATCCTGATCAACAACGCCGCTCACCAGGTGTATCACCAGTCCTTCGACGACCTGGACGAGGATGACCTGGAGCGCACCATCAAGACCAACTTGTACGCGATGAACTGGATCACCAAGGACGCTCTCCCCCACCTGGGCCCTGGCTCCACGATCATCAACAGCACCTCGGTGCAGGGCTACAACCCGTCGCCGATGATCATCAACTACGCGTCCACCAAGTTCGCCATCAACGGCTTCACGAAGGCGCTGGCTCAAGACTTGGCACCGCGCGGTATTCGCGTGAACGCGGTCGCGCCCGGCCCGGTGTGGACTCCCCTGCAGGTGTCCGACGGTCAGCCGGAGGAGAAGCTCAACGGCTTTGGCGACAGTTCGTGGCTGGGCCGCACCAGCCAACCGGTGGAGCAGGCGCCCGCGTACGTGTTCCTCGCCTCACCTGAGTCGAGCTTTGTGGTGGGCGAGGTCATCAACGTCAACGGCGGGGCCAACGTGCCGTAA
- a CDS encoding HepT-like ribonuclease domain-containing protein, with translation MSKDDASYALAALEHLAVLKSHAASAGAEETLQFDAICMRLAAAIEDASRIGETARLRVFGAKWPAMWSTRNRITHGYAFVSRDVIAATVERDLDDFGAGLSRIVNGSETAPGHR, from the coding sequence GTGAGTAAGGACGACGCAAGTTACGCTCTGGCGGCGCTCGAGCACTTGGCAGTTCTGAAGAGTCACGCGGCCTCCGCGGGCGCCGAGGAGACCCTCCAGTTCGATGCGATCTGCATGCGACTCGCGGCTGCTATCGAAGATGCATCGCGTATCGGCGAGACGGCCAGGCTTCGGGTGTTTGGCGCAAAGTGGCCCGCGATGTGGTCGACTCGGAACCGCATCACGCACGGGTACGCCTTCGTCAGCCGCGACGTCATCGCGGCGACCGTGGAACGAGACCTTGACGACTTTGGGGCCGGGCTTTCCAGGATTGTGAACGGTTCCGAAACGGCACCTGGGCATCGCTGA
- a CDS encoding IS3 family transposase (programmed frameshift), with amino-acid sequence MPKRIPEDTKQRAVRLVLDHLDEYPNLTVACQSVAGRLGFGAESLRRWVRQAQVDAGERHGVSSSESERIRALQRENRELREANAILKDAGGFLRRGTRPPTPLIVAFIDEQRAKGRAVGSICAVLREQGVQVAARTYRAMKSRDASLRDRGDAVVIDMLLELTGTPEGMYGRRKMVSHLRRNGLDVGARQVDRLMRELGMNGRTRGRGIRTTVPDKNATRAPDLLDRDFTAPAPNRRWVADFTYVRTWAGFAYVSFVIDCYSRAIVGWHASMTKTTPLVTTALRMGLWRRNHADHPVGDGLVHHSDAGSQFTSVAFAETLALEGVAASIGSIGDAYDNALAESTIGLFKNEAIRDDSPFRDGPLKRLEDVEWVTMAWVDWYNQHRLHSRLGDTPPDEFEAAYYADITTPTPPVLAPA; translated from the exons ATGCCCAAGAGGATCCCAGAGGACACCAAGCAGCGTGCTGTGCGGTTGGTCCTTGACCACCTCGATGAGTATCCGAATCTCACCGTCGCATGTCAGAGCGTCGCTGGTCGGCTCGGCTTCGGTGCTGAGTCGTTGCGTCGTTGGGTGCGCCAAGCGCAGGTCGATGCCGGCGAGCGTCACGGTGTCAGCTCAAGCGAGTCGGAACGCATTCGTGCGCTCCAGCGAGAGAACCGTGAACTCCGTGAGGCCAACGCGATTCTCAAGGACGCTG GCGGTTTTCTTCGCCGGGGAACTCGACCCCCGACGCCGTTGATTGTCGCGTTCATCGATGAGCAGCGGGCCAAGGGTCGTGCGGTCGGGTCGATCTGTGCCGTCCTGCGTGAGCAGGGCGTACAGGTTGCCGCACGAACATATCGGGCCATGAAAAGCCGTGACGCGTCGCTGCGTGATCGCGGCGACGCGGTCGTGATCGACATGCTGCTCGAACTCACGGGGACTCCGGAGGGGATGTATGGGCGGCGCAAGATGGTCTCGCATCTGCGTCGCAACGGGCTCGACGTCGGCGCCCGGCAAGTCGACAGGCTGATGCGTGAACTGGGCATGAACGGTCGGACCCGCGGTCGTGGGATCCGCACCACCGTGCCCGACAAGAACGCCACCCGTGCTCCGGATCTGCTGGATCGTGACTTCACCGCCCCTGCACCAAACCGGCGGTGGGTCGCGGACTTCACCTATGTCAGGACCTGGGCCGGCTTCGCCTACGTGTCGTTCGTCATCGACTGCTACTCGCGCGCCATCGTCGGCTGGCACGCATCAATGACGAAGACCACGCCGCTGGTAACGACCGCGCTACGGATGGGACTATGGCGACGCAACCATGCCGACCACCCCGTCGGCGACGGCCTCGTGCACCATTCGGACGCAGGCAGCCAGTTCACCTCCGTGGCGTTCGCCGAAACCCTCGCGCTCGAGGGCGTCGCAGCATCGATCGGTTCTATCGGGGACGCGTATGACAATGCCCTGGCGGAGTCCACCATCGGGCTGTTCAAGAACGAAGCAATCCGTGACGACTCGCCGTTTCGGGATGGCCCACTGAAGCGTCTCGAGGACGTCGAGTGGGTCACGATGGCCTGGGTCGATTGGTACAACCAACACCGCCTGCACTCCCGCCTCGGAGACACCCCGCCAGACGAGTTCGAGGCCGCCTACTACGCTGACATCACCACGCCAACACCACCGGTGCTGGCACCCGCATAG
- a CDS encoding helix-turn-helix domain-containing protein, with product MTRSYESLSAELRQGWSEDARRVHEAVSREFAAEVAARRAVGAAVARARKASGLTQVQLAQAASVQQAEVSRIERGHANPTVATLARIAAATGSRLELVAVGNRSV from the coding sequence ATGACCCGCTCGTACGAGTCGCTCTCTGCCGAGTTGCGGCAGGGCTGGAGCGAGGATGCTCGCCGCGTCCACGAGGCTGTCTCGCGCGAGTTCGCCGCCGAGGTGGCCGCGCGCCGGGCCGTCGGCGCCGCCGTCGCGCGAGCCCGCAAGGCCTCCGGACTCACGCAGGTGCAACTCGCGCAGGCCGCATCCGTCCAGCAGGCCGAGGTCAGCCGCATCGAGCGCGGCCACGCCAATCCGACGGTGGCCACGCTGGCGCGCATCGCGGCGGCGACAGGCTCGCGGCTGGAGCTGGTGGCTGTGGGCAACCGTTCCGTTTAG
- a CDS encoding nucleotidyltransferase family protein, protein MSESLAEQMFADALAAERLRIEARAKLVGAVRRGAAAGMSQREIARAVNRSQPEVARLLRFFPTSERGRALAKHRREVIDLAEQHGFRNVRVFGSVARGEDGPGSDIDLLVTFPRDASLFDIGVLEGELAALLGERIDLVPDDGLRPHSRDQILAEAVAL, encoded by the coding sequence ATGTCTGAATCGCTTGCGGAGCAGATGTTCGCGGACGCGCTTGCGGCCGAGCGGTTGCGCATCGAGGCGCGCGCCAAGCTCGTGGGTGCTGTCAGGCGAGGCGCGGCTGCGGGCATGAGCCAGCGCGAGATCGCCCGCGCGGTGAATCGCAGCCAGCCCGAGGTCGCTCGTCTGTTGCGCTTCTTCCCCACGAGCGAGCGGGGGAGGGCACTCGCCAAGCATCGGCGCGAGGTGATCGATCTCGCCGAACAGCACGGCTTCCGCAACGTGCGCGTGTTCGGTTCGGTCGCTCGCGGCGAGGACGGGCCCGGGTCCGACATCGACCTCCTTGTGACTTTTCCTCGCGATGCCTCGCTGTTCGACATCGGGGTCCTGGAGGGGGAACTCGCCGCGTTGCTGGGGGAGAGGATCGACCTCGTCCCCGACGACGGCCTGCGACCCCACTCGCGTGACCAGATTCTCGCCGAAGCAGTTGCTCTGTGA
- a CDS encoding DUF4190 domain-containing protein, producing MAVVALVCSLLVAAPLGILFGHLALNASSRGQAQNDGVALAALAIGYLTLVFGVAWVLFS from the coding sequence ATGGCAGTTGTTGCTCTGGTGTGCTCGCTGCTCGTCGCCGCCCCGTTGGGTATCTTGTTCGGACACCTTGCACTGAATGCCTCATCCCGCGGCCAGGCGCAGAATGATGGGGTCGCCCTCGCGGCACTCGCGATCGGCTACCTCACTCTAGTGTTCGGCGTCGCCTGGGTTCTCTTCTCCTAG
- a CDS encoding polynucleotide kinase-phosphatase, whose protein sequence is MTRRIEIPELALVLLIGISGSGKSTFATRHFLGTEVISSDTARGLVSDDENDQSATADAFDVVHYLAGKRLARGKIAVIDATNIQPAARQSLVAVAREHDVLPVAIIFDVPEKTCVERNQVREDRDFGAEVIKRQAATMRRHLKGLGREGIRVTHTLTAGEIDDVEVVRTKLYNDLRHESGPFDVIGDVHGCRAELETLLETLGYAISRDGEGRAIDAAHPDGRRAILVGDLVDRGPDTPGVLRLAMGMVRAGHALVVSGNHEAKLVRALSRKDVTVSHGLQGSLDQLAQQPEEFVAEVREWMDGLISHYVLDGGRLVVSHAGLIEKYHGRASGRVRAFCLYGDTTGETDEYGLPVRYPWANEYRGKAMVLYGHTPVPTAEWINNTMCLDTGCVFGGSLTALRYPEREVVSVPAERMYYEPARPLVEPVDEREPGLLDIDDVLGTSGVDTALAGRVSVRPENAAPALEVMSRFAVAPSWLMYLPPTMAPVEASAVDGVLEHPAEAFAAFRKHKVERVVCEEKHMGSRAVVVIARDLEAARRRFDERGERTGVVYTRTGREFFAGELGAELVRRITTAVERAGLFDELGTDWLALDAELLPWSAKAQGLLRAQYAQVGAAARASMPVALNALDAASARGVDVAALRERFASRDANAQRFVDAYRRYCWPVDGLDGAQLAVFQVLASEGRTFGEREHAWHMDVADRLVAANGELFRTTRRTYASLDSEEECAAATAWWEELTGAGGEGMVVKPALNLDTSRAQPTQPGLKVRGPEYLRIIYGPDYLEADHLATLKRRTVGRKRSLASREYALGIEGLRRAAAGEPLWRVHECAFAVLALESEPMDPRL, encoded by the coding sequence ATGACGCGCCGCATCGAGATCCCGGAGCTCGCGCTTGTGTTGCTGATCGGCATTTCCGGCTCGGGCAAGTCCACGTTCGCCACGCGCCACTTCTTGGGCACCGAGGTGATCAGTTCGGACACCGCCCGCGGCCTGGTGAGCGACGATGAGAACGACCAGAGCGCCACCGCCGATGCTTTCGACGTGGTGCACTACCTCGCGGGCAAGCGCCTGGCGCGAGGCAAGATCGCCGTGATCGACGCCACCAACATCCAACCGGCAGCGCGCCAGTCCCTCGTGGCAGTCGCGCGCGAGCACGACGTGCTACCAGTCGCGATCATCTTCGACGTGCCAGAAAAGACCTGCGTGGAACGCAACCAAGTGCGCGAAGACCGCGACTTTGGCGCCGAGGTCATCAAGCGTCAGGCGGCGACGATGCGCCGACACCTCAAGGGGCTGGGCCGCGAGGGCATCAGGGTTACGCACACCCTCACGGCTGGCGAGATCGACGACGTCGAGGTGGTGCGCACCAAGCTCTACAACGACTTGCGCCACGAGTCGGGTCCGTTTGACGTGATCGGCGACGTGCACGGCTGCCGCGCAGAGCTCGAGACGCTGCTGGAGACGCTCGGTTACGCCATCAGCAGGGACGGCGAGGGCCGCGCGATCGATGCGGCGCACCCCGACGGAAGGCGTGCCATCCTGGTGGGCGACCTCGTGGACCGCGGGCCAGACACGCCTGGGGTGCTCCGGCTCGCCATGGGGATGGTGCGCGCGGGCCACGCTTTGGTGGTCTCCGGCAACCACGAGGCCAAGCTGGTGCGCGCGCTGTCGCGCAAGGACGTGACTGTCTCTCACGGGCTGCAGGGCTCGCTCGACCAGCTCGCGCAGCAGCCAGAGGAGTTCGTGGCCGAAGTGCGCGAGTGGATGGACGGGCTCATCTCTCACTACGTGCTGGACGGCGGGCGCCTGGTGGTCTCGCACGCGGGCCTGATTGAGAAGTACCACGGTCGGGCATCGGGACGGGTGAGGGCGTTCTGCCTCTACGGCGACACCACGGGCGAGACCGACGAGTACGGGCTTCCCGTGCGCTACCCGTGGGCCAACGAGTACCGCGGCAAGGCGATGGTGCTCTACGGCCACACGCCGGTGCCCACCGCCGAATGGATCAACAACACGATGTGCCTGGACACCGGTTGTGTGTTCGGCGGGTCGCTCACCGCCCTGCGCTATCCCGAACGCGAGGTCGTGTCCGTCCCCGCCGAGCGGATGTACTACGAGCCCGCCCGCCCCTTGGTGGAGCCGGTCGACGAGCGCGAGCCAGGCTTGCTGGACATCGACGACGTGCTGGGTACCTCCGGCGTCGACACCGCGCTCGCAGGCCGGGTCTCGGTACGCCCGGAAAACGCCGCGCCTGCCCTCGAAGTCATGAGCAGGTTCGCCGTCGCCCCCTCGTGGCTCATGTACCTGCCGCCCACGATGGCGCCGGTGGAAGCGTCGGCCGTCGACGGGGTCTTGGAACACCCGGCGGAAGCCTTTGCCGCGTTCCGCAAGCACAAGGTCGAGCGAGTGGTGTGCGAAGAGAAGCACATGGGTTCCCGCGCGGTCGTGGTGATCGCGCGCGACCTGGAGGCCGCGAGGCGTCGCTTTGATGAGCGGGGTGAGCGCACGGGAGTGGTCTATACGCGCACGGGCCGCGAGTTCTTCGCGGGGGAGCTGGGCGCTGAGCTTGTGCGGCGCATCACGACCGCCGTGGAGCGCGCAGGGCTCTTTGACGAGCTCGGCACGGACTGGCTTGCTCTCGACGCGGAGCTATTGCCCTGGAGCGCCAAGGCGCAAGGGCTGTTGCGCGCCCAGTACGCCCAGGTGGGCGCCGCAGCGCGCGCATCGATGCCCGTCGCGCTCAACGCCTTGGATGCGGCATCGGCGCGGGGAGTGGACGTGGCCGCGCTGCGGGAGCGGTTCGCCTCGCGCGACGCTAACGCCCAGCGCTTCGTGGACGCCTACCGTCGCTACTGCTGGCCGGTCGACGGCCTGGACGGCGCGCAGTTGGCCGTGTTCCAGGTGCTCGCTTCCGAGGGCAGAACCTTCGGGGAACGGGAACACGCCTGGCACATGGACGTCGCGGACCGTCTGGTGGCCGCGAACGGAGAGCTCTTCCGCACCACGCGCCGCACCTACGCCTCGCTCGACTCCGAGGAGGAGTGCGCGGCGGCGACGGCGTGGTGGGAAGAACTGACAGGCGCCGGGGGAGAGGGCATGGTGGTCAAGCCCGCGCTCAACCTTGACACGTCACGAGCCCAGCCGACGCAGCCGGGACTCAAGGTGCGCGGGCCCGAGTACTTGCGCATCATTTACGGTCCCGACTACCTCGAAGCGGACCATCTCGCGACGCTCAAGAGGCGAACGGTGGGGCGCAAGCGCTCCCTTGCCTCGCGCGAGTACGCGCTGGGTATCGAGGGCCTGCGTCGCGCAGCCGCGGGGGAGCCGTTGTGGCGCGTCCACGAGTGCGCCTTCGCCGTGCTCGCCTTGGAGAGCGAACCGATGGACCCTCGGCTTTGA
- a CDS encoding 3' terminal RNA ribose 2'-O-methyltransferase Hen1, with protein MILTITTTHTPATDLGFLLHKHPERAQSFDLSVGTAHVFYPEATDERCTVVLLLEVDALELARNSGRTTMDEFTLGQYVNDRPYAASSLLASAMKRVFSTAAAGTLKSNQALADSAIPLEIRIPALPCRGSSEFARELFEPLGWDVAAHAVQLDPEFPEWGDSRYLDLTLSGTLRLADALRQLYVLLPVLDDAKHYWVGDDEIDKLVRHGEGWLGEHPLRDAIARRYLAHQKGLVNQALDRLVESGGEDPDALPPESTPAEELPQPRARLAWTRRDAIVAELKALGVRSVADVGCGDGALLRPLLADPSFNRVIGTDVSATALARGARRLHVDGMSERQAQRLALIQSSATYRDKRLEGLDAVVLMEVIEHLDIDRLPALESAIFGHARPHHVIVSTPNREFNVRYDGMAEGVLRHPDHRWEFTRDEFTTWATSVWQNYGYRVSISGIGDADAVLGSPTQMAVFSRVDSADDAQDGVAA; from the coding sequence GTGATCCTCACCATCACCACCACGCACACGCCGGCCACGGACCTGGGCTTCCTGCTGCACAAGCACCCCGAGCGAGCGCAGTCCTTTGACCTCTCCGTAGGCACGGCCCACGTGTTCTACCCAGAGGCCACCGACGAACGTTGCACCGTGGTGCTCCTGCTGGAGGTCGACGCGCTGGAACTCGCCCGCAACTCGGGCCGCACCACCATGGACGAGTTCACGCTCGGCCAGTACGTCAACGACCGCCCCTATGCGGCGTCGTCCCTGCTCGCGTCGGCCATGAAGCGGGTGTTCTCCACCGCCGCCGCCGGCACCCTGAAGTCCAACCAGGCGCTCGCGGACTCCGCCATCCCGCTCGAGATTCGCATCCCCGCGCTCCCATGCCGGGGTAGCAGTGAGTTCGCGCGCGAACTGTTTGAGCCGCTCGGCTGGGACGTCGCGGCGCACGCCGTGCAACTCGACCCCGAGTTCCCCGAGTGGGGCGATTCGCGCTACCTGGACCTCACGCTGAGTGGCACCCTTCGCCTCGCCGACGCTCTGCGCCAGCTCTACGTGCTGCTGCCCGTGCTTGACGACGCCAAGCACTACTGGGTAGGCGACGACGAGATCGACAAGTTGGTGCGACACGGCGAGGGTTGGCTGGGCGAGCACCCGTTGCGCGACGCCATCGCGCGGCGGTATTTGGCCCACCAGAAGGGGCTCGTTAACCAAGCACTCGACCGGCTCGTGGAGTCGGGAGGGGAGGACCCCGACGCTCTGCCCCCGGAATCCACTCCCGCAGAGGAACTGCCGCAGCCCCGGGCGCGGCTCGCGTGGACCCGCAGGGACGCGATCGTGGCCGAACTCAAAGCCCTGGGAGTACGCAGCGTGGCCGACGTCGGCTGTGGCGACGGTGCGCTGCTGCGCCCACTGCTTGCCGACCCGTCCTTCAACCGCGTCATCGGCACCGACGTGTCCGCAACCGCGCTCGCGCGTGGGGCCCGCAGGCTCCACGTTGACGGCATGAGCGAACGTCAAGCCCAGCGCCTCGCGTTGATCCAGTCGAGTGCGACCTACCGGGACAAGCGACTCGAAGGCCTGGACGCGGTGGTGCTGATGGAGGTCATCGAGCACCTCGACATCGACAGGCTGCCCGCGCTCGAGTCCGCGATCTTTGGACACGCGCGGCCGCATCACGTGATCGTGAGCACCCCCAATCGCGAGTTCAACGTCCGCTACGACGGGATGGCCGAGGGCGTGCTGCGGCACCCCGACCACCGGTGGGAGTTCACGCGAGACGAGTTCACCACGTGGGCCACGTCGGTGTGGCAAAACTATGGTTACCGCGTCAGTATCAGCGGCATCGGCGACGCCGACGCTGTACTGGGTTCACCCACGCAGATGGCGGTCTTTAGCAGGGTCGATTCAGCGGACGACGCTCAGGATGGGGTGGCAGCATGA
- a CDS encoding restriction endonuclease: protein MGLLTLDELESLFAQEGSLVGSCWYDYDPVMPGALVAHRQVFLDEVATLLVDQDASEIESLIAEYDRAVEGNRAVFGQGASTEQLDTHLVQARIREATADVADTTDAADDRWFQPSLAVRRFVDRVSDGGAAATTEDELKCLYADIGRLGVPLAPSGFPTELPERILRSIDDLTHSLSVLLHSNTAFDVRLSQFRPLWSIDLAAACGERLRQSATVTQPKYLAAKALGAPLPDGLAERAVEIERRATVQAHATHRAAAAIAILIDPIVEAANTLVDDANQEIAEAEAQEAAERRQLRAEVGFPHPGVHAYGVSPRGAELWVRDFLRHLGAVEAEATQQTDDGGVDVVCDDFLVSVKHYAHFVPVEEVREIFAVAAVDGKAAVLWTSGTLTAAGSEFADVAPVAVVQYNVETGQVVGLNVAGTQHLEAVRGEGQARC, encoded by the coding sequence ATGGGATTGTTGACGTTGGACGAGCTTGAGTCGCTGTTTGCTCAAGAGGGATCTCTTGTCGGGTCTTGCTGGTACGACTACGACCCGGTCATGCCCGGGGCACTCGTTGCTCACAGACAGGTTTTTCTCGACGAAGTCGCGACGCTACTCGTCGACCAAGACGCGTCCGAGATCGAATCACTGATTGCGGAGTACGACCGCGCTGTTGAGGGCAATCGGGCCGTCTTTGGTCAAGGAGCAAGCACGGAGCAGCTTGACACGCATCTCGTCCAGGCACGCATCCGCGAGGCGACAGCCGACGTCGCCGACACGACCGACGCTGCTGACGATAGGTGGTTCCAGCCCTCGTTGGCGGTACGCAGATTCGTCGACCGTGTCAGCGATGGCGGGGCAGCGGCAACAACAGAAGACGAACTCAAGTGCCTCTATGCGGACATCGGTCGGCTAGGGGTGCCGCTCGCGCCGTCGGGTTTCCCGACAGAACTGCCTGAAAGAATATTGCGGTCCATCGACGACTTGACTCACTCCCTCTCTGTCCTCTTGCACTCCAATACCGCATTCGACGTTCGTCTCTCCCAATTCCGACCGTTGTGGAGCATTGACCTCGCTGCCGCGTGCGGTGAGCGCCTGCGACAGAGCGCAACAGTCACTCAGCCCAAGTACCTTGCAGCGAAGGCTCTGGGTGCACCGCTGCCGGATGGGCTAGCAGAGCGCGCGGTCGAGATAGAAAGGCGGGCGACGGTCCAGGCTCACGCAACTCATCGTGCTGCTGCGGCGATAGCGATCCTGATCGACCCGATCGTGGAAGCTGCCAACACCCTCGTGGACGACGCGAACCAGGAGATTGCTGAAGCCGAAGCACAAGAGGCTGCCGAGAGACGACAGTTGCGAGCGGAGGTGGGCTTTCCACATCCCGGCGTACACGCGTATGGGGTATCTCCCCGAGGCGCGGAACTCTGGGTACGGGACTTCCTGCGGCATCTTGGGGCAGTTGAGGCCGAGGCGACCCAGCAAACCGATGACGGTGGCGTAGACGTGGTGTGCGATGACTTCTTGGTGTCAGTGAAGCACTACGCCCATTTCGTACCCGTGGAGGAAGTCCGAGAGATCTTCGCGGTTGCTGCGGTGGACGGGAAGGCCGCGGTGTTGTGGACCTCTGGAACCCTCACCGCTGCGGGCTCGGAGTTCGCCGACGTGGCTCCGGTGGCCGTCGTGCAGTACAACGTCGAAACGGGCCAAGTAGTCGGTCTGAATGTCGCTGGGACCCAGCATCTGGAGGCGGTCAGGGGCGAGGGCCAGGCACGCTGTTAG
- a CDS encoding restriction endonuclease — MKTKGTESPFTDVLAQARHLLAFAVVESLAEGLRKGFHDPVTLKEVFPSGPIAISASDADLVLLADLCQADLGQIKRRLEACMEDTPENQVALPSAFENEVANRAMRIVRGTSTVTSATRGLASKFDQSPVVVKTLLERKVAAVGLSVLAARVRAHAQDSQVLYWSTVDESRETVQDLASEFAAVAEEYKKALTRVEPLVDALNNSRARKYFTDSSALGAILWGVNVQEVIDSGASRLASAADSLSDVTQGSSGNAIPSIRRKHLISDSARMVRFLMAQDEIYRGAGVRVRSCKKALDTARGDIRDLHELCDQFAAALNAIAHLDEAHARFAMAQMTRSPTTGSPAPVASLDTPFRLDRVENETETAVVKVAITIPSIEEVRSAAAGVSSDASVKAPSVQALNSAYASGIASLAVVALAQLAEHHADSEIVLNLWVDSVDPKNGHDHRVCLLSVVVESKEVSTWRLERLDAISCIRAIGATVSRAPGEKRPVKPLVDFDKTDKRFIDGHRLIESLDSRTNLLELNPTEFEQLIENLFGSMGLDTHLTRASRDGGVDCVAYDHRPVLGGKIVIQAKRYAKIVGVSAVRDLYGATHNEGATKGILVTTSHYGKGSYEFASGKPLELIDGSQLLYLLREHLHLDARIQVPESWIEPGEQ; from the coding sequence ATGAAAACAAAGGGAACCGAGAGCCCCTTCACAGATGTGTTGGCGCAAGCCCGGCACCTGCTCGCATTCGCGGTCGTCGAGTCTTTGGCCGAGGGCCTTCGCAAGGGATTTCACGACCCGGTGACGCTGAAGGAAGTGTTTCCAAGTGGTCCAATCGCGATCAGCGCCTCCGACGCTGATCTGGTACTACTCGCCGACTTGTGCCAGGCGGACCTAGGGCAGATCAAGCGTCGGCTAGAGGCCTGCATGGAAGATACTCCTGAGAACCAAGTGGCCCTACCAAGCGCCTTCGAGAACGAGGTTGCTAACCGCGCCATGCGGATCGTGCGTGGGACGTCAACGGTGACCTCGGCGACACGGGGTCTGGCATCCAAGTTCGACCAGTCGCCAGTCGTCGTCAAGACATTGCTCGAGCGCAAGGTCGCGGCAGTTGGTCTCTCTGTACTCGCTGCGCGCGTGCGCGCTCACGCCCAAGATAGCCAAGTTTTGTATTGGTCGACGGTCGACGAGAGCCGCGAAACCGTCCAAGATTTGGCTTCCGAGTTCGCCGCTGTCGCGGAGGAATACAAGAAGGCGCTGACTCGTGTGGAGCCCCTCGTTGACGCCCTGAACAACAGTCGTGCCCGCAAGTACTTCACTGACTCAAGTGCGCTGGGAGCCATCCTCTGGGGCGTGAACGTTCAGGAGGTGATCGACTCCGGCGCATCGCGTCTCGCATCCGCCGCTGACTCGCTTTCCGATGTGACTCAAGGGTCTTCCGGAAATGCCATTCCGTCGATCCGCCGCAAGCACTTGATCAGCGACTCAGCTCGGATGGTTCGTTTCCTGATGGCGCAAGACGAGATCTATCGCGGTGCTGGCGTACGAGTCCGATCCTGCAAGAAGGCTCTTGATACTGCAAGAGGCGACATCCGGGACCTTCATGAACTCTGCGATCAGTTTGCAGCGGCGCTCAACGCGATCGCGCACCTAGATGAGGCCCACGCGCGGTTTGCGATGGCTCAGATGACGAGGAGCCCCACAACCGGCAGTCCCGCACCAGTCGCGTCTTTGGACACACCGTTCCGACTCGATCGCGTTGAGAACGAAACTGAGACCGCCGTAGTCAAGGTGGCAATCACCATTCCGTCGATCGAGGAAGTGAGGAGCGCGGCCGCAGGTGTAAGTTCCGACGCATCCGTCAAGGCCCCCAGCGTTCAAGCCCTCAACTCCGCCTATGCCTCAGGCATCGCATCACTGGCCGTAGTAGCTCTCGCGCAGCTCGCGGAACACCATGCCGATAGTGAGATAGTGCTGAATCTATGGGTGGACAGCGTTGATCCCAAGAATGGCCACGACCATCGTGTGTGTCTACTGAGCGTCGTCGTTGAAAGCAAGGAAGTCTCGACATGGCGCCTCGAACGCCTCGATGCGATCTCCTGCATCAGAGCGATTGGCGCCACAGTTTCAAGGGCCCCCGGCGAGAAGCGTCCCGTCAAGCCACTGGTGGACTTCGACAAGACTGACAAGAGATTCATCGACGGGCACCGCTTGATTGAATCCCTGGACAGCCGCACGAACCTCTTGGAACTCAATCCCACCGAGTTCGAGCAACTCATCGAAAACCTCTTCGGCTCCATGGGACTCGACACCCACCTCACTCGCGCATCCCGTGATGGCGGCGTCGACTGCGTTGCATACGACCACCGCCCAGTGCTCGGCGGCAAGATCGTGATCCAGGCCAAGCGCTACGCAAAAATCGTCGGAGTCTCCGCCGTCCGCGACCTATATGGCGCGACCCACAATGAAGGCGCAACCAAGGGGATACTGGTCACGACGTCGCACTACGGCAAGGGCTCGTATGAGTTCGCATCGGGCAAACCGCTGGAGTTGATCGACGGATCACAACTGCTCTACCTACTCCGAGAGCACCTCCACCTAGACGCCCGAATCCAGGTCCCGGAGTCGTGGATTGAGCCCGGGGAACAGTAG